One segment of Pontibacter akesuensis DNA contains the following:
- a CDS encoding T9SS type A sorting domain-containing protein: MENFISYSTCKAGGAPQKQLTGLRRYAMVLIAVLVAISNIAFAQIAPVNPPTGGFHIDGDLRANTPQGGIGDWVSGPGGSGGFIFNNDGTVNGGVNAQLVRDPYNERADIIFTEGSKFNADPSTWAWSVSKAPNKNDINNAMYLVTRDASNNDWIVIGGDRLSTSGTSYIDFELLQKSVTRNGTGNGFTSLGTEGGRTVGDLVVSMEYSNGGSKPIVRIYRWQEVSPGVYDYVLPTRDLSALVFAETNRTGSVDVPFRGFGSTSYSQYAFVEAAVNVTGVLREIADPCTALSIRTIFIKTKASDSQTAALKDMVEPIPVTINFGSATIAYGGPYCPVGTATVTQTGVANGTYSSTTGLVLNATTGEINLAISIPGTYTVTYTYTTNGCEKTTPATVVINAAPVAPTLSPTQPTCTVPTGSVTVTAPVGTGLEYSLNGGTWQTGTSFSNLAAGSAYSVRVKNSGGCISAPTTGTLNSQPPTPAAPTADVDQPTCTVATGKISVTSSTEGLSFSINSTNPADFTNTTGIFDLLTPGSYTIRSKSGVCISDGVTKVVNAQPPTPLAPVLSVTQPTCTVAAKIVITSSTTGLKFSLDGGPYADYPAGGYTGLTQGVHSIKAQNASLCVSPAATETINAIPNPPSAPTVAIVDASLCGPATATVTVTCPLNTEAEPNRYSYSNNGGAYQASPVFGSLAAGAGFSITVKDNVTGCVSSATDCNNYTTASCTQQVATITQTQSSVQSIQVTSEMKESKSLTAYPVPFYDNATVEFTSERNGNFVVNLYDLKGSLVRELKSGTAKQGEVNKIEVDGSNLPEGMYLVRVVNGNGSKTIKLLKKQ, translated from the coding sequence ATGGAAAATTTTATCAGTTATTCAACGTGTAAGGCCGGGGGCGCTCCACAAAAGCAGTTAACAGGTTTAAGGCGATATGCCATGGTATTGATAGCTGTGCTTGTGGCTATAAGTAACATAGCATTTGCGCAGATTGCTCCTGTTAATCCACCAACTGGTGGATTTCATATCGATGGGGACTTGAGGGCTAATACTCCTCAAGGTGGTATCGGTGACTGGGTAAGCGGCCCAGGCGGCTCAGGAGGATTTATATTTAATAATGATGGTACTGTTAATGGAGGGGTAAATGCTCAACTTGTAAGAGATCCGTACAATGAAAGGGCTGATATAATCTTCACGGAGGGCAGTAAGTTTAATGCTGATCCGAGTACTTGGGCCTGGTCAGTAAGCAAGGCCCCTAATAAAAACGATATCAACAACGCCATGTACTTGGTTACAAGGGATGCCTCCAATAATGATTGGATAGTTATAGGCGGTGACCGGTTATCTACAAGCGGTACCAGCTATATCGATTTTGAGCTATTACAGAAGTCTGTAACGAGAAATGGAACCGGCAACGGCTTTACATCTTTAGGAACTGAAGGCGGCAGAACGGTGGGTGACCTTGTAGTTTCTATGGAGTACAGCAACGGAGGGTCAAAGCCTATTGTCAGGATTTACCGCTGGCAGGAGGTATCACCCGGTGTGTACGACTATGTGCTGCCGACAAGAGACTTGAGTGCCTTGGTTTTCGCCGAAACAAATAGAACTGGCTCGGTAGACGTGCCTTTCCGCGGCTTTGGAAGTACCAGTTACTCTCAATATGCCTTTGTAGAAGCAGCCGTCAATGTAACAGGAGTTTTGAGAGAAATTGCCGATCCATGTACTGCGCTTAGCATCAGAACCATATTTATAAAGACCAAAGCCTCCGACTCGCAAACAGCGGCACTTAAAGACATGGTGGAACCTATACCTGTGACGATAAACTTTGGTTCCGCTACAATTGCCTATGGAGGCCCATACTGCCCGGTAGGAACTGCCACAGTCACTCAAACAGGCGTAGCAAATGGTACATATAGTAGCACTACAGGTTTAGTTTTAAACGCTACTACAGGAGAAATAAACTTGGCTATCAGTATACCCGGCACCTACACCGTAACATACACTTACACTACAAATGGTTGTGAAAAGACTACGCCTGCAACTGTTGTAATTAATGCCGCCCCTGTGGCACCAACACTTTCTCCAACGCAGCCAACCTGTACCGTTCCTACAGGAAGTGTGACAGTAACGGCCCCGGTAGGAACAGGCTTAGAATATAGCCTGAACGGCGGCACATGGCAAACCGGCACAAGTTTCTCTAATCTGGCGGCAGGAAGTGCTTATAGTGTTAGGGTAAAAAACAGCGGGGGCTGCATCTCTGCTCCAACTACCGGAACGTTAAACTCCCAGCCTCCTACCCCCGCTGCTCCAACAGCAGATGTGGATCAGCCAACCTGTACGGTAGCCACCGGAAAAATCAGCGTAACTTCTTCAACTGAAGGGCTAAGTTTCAGTATCAACAGCACTAATCCTGCAGACTTCACTAATACTACAGGGATTTTCGATCTGCTTACTCCTGGTAGCTACACTATCAGGTCGAAGAGTGGGGTGTGTATTTCTGATGGCGTAACAAAGGTAGTGAATGCTCAGCCTCCTACACCGCTTGCGCCAGTGCTTTCAGTAACGCAGCCTACCTGTACAGTTGCGGCCAAGATTGTTATTACTTCCAGCACCACTGGTTTAAAGTTTAGCCTGGATGGAGGACCATATGCCGACTATCCTGCAGGCGGTTATACAGGCCTTACCCAAGGTGTGCATTCCATAAAAGCCCAGAATGCTAGCCTTTGCGTATCGCCAGCTGCCACGGAAACTATAAACGCCATTCCGAACCCACCATCTGCACCTACAGTAGCTATAGTAGATGCCAGCTTGTGCGGGCCTGCCACTGCCACTGTTACAGTTACTTGTCCGTTAAACACAGAGGCGGAACCTAACCGTTATTCTTATAGTAACAACGGAGGGGCTTATCAGGCTAGCCCTGTGTTTGGCAGCTTAGCTGCTGGCGCCGGATTTAGCATTACTGTGAAAGATAATGTAACAGGATGTGTGTCTTCTGCCACTGACTGTAACAACTACACAACTGCTAGCTGTACCCAACAGGTAGCGACTATTACCCAAACCCAATCCTCTGTTCAGTCGATACAAGTTACTAGTGAGATGAAAGAGAGTAAGTCTCTTACCGCTTACCCTGTTCCGTTCTATGACAATGCTACAGTAGAGTTCACATCTGAGCGTAATGGAAATTTTGTAGTCAACCTTTATGACCTGAAAGGAAGTTTAGTGCGGGAACTGAAGTCTGGTACAGCCAAACAGGGTGAGGTAAATAAGATTGAAGTAGACGGCAGCAACTTACCGGAAGGAATGTATCTGGTTCGCGTTGTTAATGGAAATGGGTCCAAAACTATAAAGCTTCTTAAAAAACAGTAA
- a CDS encoding AAA family ATPase, with translation MLKIAITGPESTGKSTLAAQLAEKYDTVWVPEYARSYVGNLGRPYTLADIEAIAKGQQALEQQLEQKATGLLFADTDMLVLKVWSEHAFGHCPAWVEEKLRAQEYNLYLLMGVDLPWEPDPQREHPHLRQFFYDWYKRELQALQVPFVEIQGQREERLLQACRQVEALRYENKKLN, from the coding sequence ATGCTGAAAATAGCGATTACCGGGCCGGAGTCTACAGGTAAATCTACCTTGGCGGCACAACTGGCGGAGAAGTATGATACTGTTTGGGTGCCGGAGTATGCGCGCAGCTATGTGGGCAACCTGGGCAGGCCCTATACCTTGGCCGACATAGAAGCCATTGCCAAGGGGCAACAGGCCCTGGAGCAGCAGCTGGAGCAAAAGGCAACGGGCCTGCTCTTTGCCGATACCGATATGCTGGTGCTCAAAGTCTGGAGTGAGCATGCCTTTGGCCACTGCCCCGCGTGGGTAGAAGAGAAACTGCGGGCCCAGGAGTATAACCTTTACCTGCTGATGGGCGTTGATTTGCCCTGGGAGCCTGACCCGCAACGCGAGCACCCGCACCTGCGCCAGTTCTTCTACGATTGGTATAAACGCGAACTGCAGGCGCTGCAGGTACCCTTTGTAGAAATACAGGGACAGCGGGAGGAGCGACTGTTGCAGGCCTGCCGGCAGGTGGAGGCACTGCGCTATGAAAACAAAAAACTTAATTGA
- a CDS encoding aldose 1-epimerase family protein, translating into MLYFLENDNYKAGVDTVGAELHHFIKKDEQLELIWQADTDVWASHAPNLFPIVGELPNQQYTFKDSTYDMKRHGFARRKEFKLVDEQHDKLVFELTEDEETLQHYPFHFRFLVAYTLDGSTLSVSYHITNTSELAMYFSVGGHPGFRVPFYPGEKYEDYFIAFEKEETLRRHLLNDQGLLSGETELLAKRGNRIPLDPAYFDKDAIVLKYLQSERVQLGSTHHDRRIELAFEDFPFLGIWAKPNTTEYVCIEPWCGIAGSVGESGELKEKEGINKLAPGQSFERTYSITVL; encoded by the coding sequence ATGCTATACTTCCTCGAGAACGATAACTATAAAGCGGGCGTCGATACAGTTGGCGCCGAACTACACCATTTCATCAAGAAAGATGAGCAGCTTGAGCTGATCTGGCAGGCCGACACGGACGTGTGGGCAAGCCACGCGCCTAACCTGTTCCCCATTGTGGGCGAGTTGCCAAACCAGCAATATACCTTCAAGGACAGTACCTACGACATGAAGCGGCACGGTTTTGCACGCCGCAAGGAATTTAAGCTGGTAGACGAGCAGCACGACAAGCTGGTGTTCGAACTCACCGAGGATGAGGAGACGCTGCAGCACTACCCATTCCATTTCAGGTTTTTGGTGGCGTACACGCTGGACGGTAGCACGCTGTCTGTTTCATACCACATTACCAACACCAGCGAGTTGGCTATGTATTTCTCCGTGGGCGGACATCCCGGCTTCAGGGTGCCTTTTTACCCTGGCGAGAAGTATGAGGACTACTTTATCGCGTTTGAGAAAGAAGAAACGCTGCGCCGCCACCTGCTCAACGACCAGGGCCTGTTAAGCGGAGAAACGGAGTTGCTGGCTAAGCGTGGCAACCGAATTCCCCTGGACCCGGCGTACTTCGACAAAGACGCCATTGTGCTGAAGTACCTGCAGTCGGAGCGGGTGCAACTGGGCAGTACGCACCATGACCGCCGCATTGAACTGGCATTTGAGGATTTCCCGTTCCTGGGCATTTGGGCGAAGCCAAACACAACCGAGTATGTGTGCATCGAGCCCTGGTGCGGCATTGCAGGCAGTGTGGGCGAAAGCGGAGAACTGAAAGAGAAGGAGGGAATAAACAAGCTGGCCCCGGGGCAATCGTTTGAGCGCACGTACAGCATTACGGTGCTGTAA
- the pnuC gene encoding nicotinamide riboside transporter PnuC, which yields MDSELRILAAALVQSYPLLLDNISIAQLWAQFLAGMQQTSLLEYIAVVAGIVSVWYSRKENILVYPIGLISTTIYVYLSFKYHLIGEASVNVYYTILSVYGWVLWSRKNNQEEHVLHISFSSRKQWVQQLAFFAVLYGIIYFCLVYLKGAFYEGVIPWADAFASATAYTGMWLMARKKVESWYWWVLTNIASIPLYFVKGLVFTSVFYFVLLLMAFAGLVEWKRRANSRQNRTANAVRTKV from the coding sequence ATGGATTCAGAACTACGTATACTCGCGGCCGCGCTAGTACAAAGCTACCCGCTGTTACTGGATAATATAAGTATAGCACAACTGTGGGCGCAGTTTCTGGCAGGTATGCAGCAAACCTCGCTGTTGGAGTACATAGCCGTGGTGGCGGGCATAGTGAGTGTGTGGTACTCCCGAAAAGAGAATATCCTGGTGTATCCCATCGGCCTCATCAGCACCACCATTTATGTGTACCTGAGCTTTAAGTACCACCTGATCGGGGAAGCCAGTGTAAATGTGTATTACACTATTCTGAGTGTGTATGGATGGGTGCTGTGGTCCAGGAAAAACAACCAGGAAGAGCATGTGCTGCACATCAGCTTCTCAAGCCGGAAGCAGTGGGTGCAGCAACTTGCGTTCTTCGCTGTGCTGTACGGCATCATCTACTTTTGCCTGGTGTACCTGAAGGGTGCATTTTACGAAGGCGTTATTCCGTGGGCCGACGCTTTTGCCAGCGCCACCGCCTATACAGGTATGTGGCTGATGGCCCGGAAGAAGGTAGAGAGCTGGTATTGGTGGGTTCTGACCAATATCGCTTCTATTCCGCTTTACTTTGTGAAAGGACTTGTGTTTACCTCCGTTTTTTACTTCGTGCTGCTGCTTATGGCCTTCGCCGGACTGGTAGAGTGGAAGCGGAGGGCGAATAGCCGCCAAAACAGAACTGCCAACGCTGTTAGAACTAAAGTTTAG
- a CDS encoding rhodanese-like domain-containing protein, with protein MDEITVQELKERLSRSSNIQLVDVREPEEFEICNLGGELIPLGELPKQVNRIRRDIPVVMVCHHGFRSAQAMNYLTQRLGFDNLLNLKGGIHAWATQVDTSMATY; from the coding sequence ATGGACGAGATTACAGTGCAGGAGTTAAAGGAGCGGCTTTCGCGAAGCAGCAACATACAGTTGGTGGATGTGCGCGAGCCTGAGGAGTTCGAGATCTGCAACCTGGGCGGCGAACTTATCCCGCTGGGCGAGCTGCCCAAGCAAGTCAACCGTATCCGCCGCGACATTCCCGTAGTTATGGTTTGCCATCATGGCTTCCGAAGTGCGCAGGCTATGAATTACCTGACACAGCGGCTCGGCTTCGACAATCTTCTGAACCTGAAAGGTGGTATTCATGCCTGGGCTACGCAGGTGGATACAAGTATGGCGACGTATTAA
- the guaB gene encoding IMP dehydrogenase, producing MRFDQSKILFEALTYDDVLLLPAYSEVLPHQTDTSSQLTRNIRINTPLISAAMDTVTEADLAIAMAQEGGIGIIHKNMSIKKQAAQVRKVKRSESGMILDPITLNESATLGDAVQIMTENKIGGIPIVNSEGKLTGIITNRDLRFERDLTQPVTAIMTTQNLITAEKGLDLSKAEDILQEYKIEKLPVIDKDGKLAGLITYKDILKKKDRPFACKDEFGRLRVGAAVGVTPDVLDRVKALVDAGVDVISVDTAHGHSKGVLEAVRKIKDTFPDVDIIAGNIATAEGAKALADAGADAVKVGVGPGSICTTRVIAGIGVPQLSAVMEAARGLEGTGVPIVADGGIKFSGDIVKALAGGASTVMIGSLLAGTEEAPGEMILYEGRKFKTYRGMGSVEAMEDGSKDRYFQGSEKDAKKLVPEGIVGRVPYKGFVSEVIYQLVGGVRAGMGYCGTPRVEDLWDSKMVKISGAGLRESHPHDVQIVREAPNYNSR from the coding sequence ATGCGCTTTGATCAGTCTAAGATTTTATTTGAGGCCCTCACCTACGATGACGTGCTTCTGCTCCCGGCCTACTCCGAGGTGCTTCCCCACCAAACTGACACTTCCTCACAACTTACCCGCAACATCCGCATAAACACGCCGCTTATTTCGGCGGCTATGGATACGGTGACCGAGGCGGACCTGGCAATTGCCATGGCGCAGGAAGGTGGCATCGGCATTATCCATAAAAACATGTCGATAAAGAAGCAGGCGGCACAGGTGCGCAAGGTAAAGCGCTCTGAAAGCGGCATGATCCTCGACCCGATCACGCTGAACGAGAGCGCCACCCTGGGCGACGCGGTGCAGATCATGACCGAAAACAAGATCGGCGGTATTCCGATCGTGAACAGCGAAGGCAAACTAACAGGCATCATCACCAACCGCGACCTGCGTTTTGAGCGCGACCTGACACAGCCTGTCACCGCCATCATGACCACCCAAAACCTGATCACAGCCGAAAAGGGACTCGACCTTTCCAAAGCAGAGGACATCCTGCAGGAATATAAAATCGAGAAACTACCTGTAATTGATAAGGACGGAAAGCTGGCGGGTCTGATCACCTACAAAGATATCCTCAAGAAAAAAGACAGGCCATTTGCCTGCAAAGACGAGTTTGGCCGCCTGCGCGTAGGTGCTGCCGTTGGCGTAACACCCGACGTATTGGACCGCGTAAAGGCACTTGTGGATGCTGGCGTAGACGTGATAAGCGTAGACACTGCCCATGGCCATTCGAAAGGCGTGCTGGAGGCAGTTAGAAAAATAAAGGACACGTTCCCAGACGTGGATATCATTGCCGGCAACATTGCCACTGCCGAAGGCGCCAAAGCGCTGGCCGACGCCGGGGCGGATGCCGTGAAAGTGGGCGTTGGCCCAGGCAGCATCTGTACCACCCGCGTTATCGCCGGTATTGGTGTGCCGCAGCTCTCGGCTGTAATGGAGGCTGCCCGTGGCCTGGAAGGCACCGGTGTTCCGATTGTGGCCGACGGTGGCATCAAATTCTCCGGCGACATTGTGAAAGCACTGGCCGGTGGCGCCAGCACCGTAATGATCGGCTCTCTGTTGGCAGGCACGGAAGAGGCTCCGGGAGAGATGATTCTGTACGAAGGACGCAAGTTCAAAACCTACCGCGGCATGGGCTCTGTAGAGGCTATGGAGGATGGATCGAAAGACCGCTATTTCCAGGGCAGCGAGAAAGACGCCAAGAAGCTGGTTCCGGAAGGCATTGTGGGCCGCGTGCCCTACAAAGGGTTTGTGAGCGAGGTGATCTACCAACTGGTGGGCGGTGTGAGAGCAGGTATGGGCTATTGCGGTACGCCTCGGGTTGAAGACCTGTGGGATTCTAAGATGGTGAAGATAAGTGGCGCCGGCCTGCGCGAGAGCCATCCGCACGATGTACAGATTGTACGTGAGGCACCGAACTACAACAGCCGCTAA